One window from the genome of Amaranthus tricolor cultivar Red isolate AtriRed21 chromosome 9, ASM2621246v1, whole genome shotgun sequence encodes:
- the LOC130824337 gene encoding uncharacterized protein LOC130824337 isoform X1, whose protein sequence is MEFHTLMFVCTFISYVLLLNVRSIFDCARAEIDEYHMPRPESHGNRVESGNSHDSERTVPSREASHARSEPTETSTPVVPAAITVEQFETMLKMFYTQQQQNLLLQKQVLQTLNDGSSKGSSGHDLGASQAEGIQRLAPRKYDGQGPPTRLDDWIREMEKIFAILKTPEDMRVDLAVHYLTGDADTWWVTHRDALLPVSSATTSEHPSTVSSLPWSLFVSALREEFFPLHLQRKMFDEYSRLTQGTQTIHQYYVRFMELAKYVDDMKIGERFRAQRFLSGLILDIRERMRNLGHEHVRGVYHDACEAERLWDERKATQGLKRQREDTHEISQSVGGRRYSAPTQSHREHQSSFGI, encoded by the coding sequence ATGGAGTTTCATACGCTCATGTTTGTATGTACCTTCATAAGCTATGTATTGCTGTTAAACGTAAGATCTATATTTGATTGCGCACGTGCAGAAATAGATGAGTATCATATGCCACGACCCGAGAGTCATGGGAATAGAGTAGAATCTGGGAACTCCCATGACTCTGAGCGTACGGTCCCGTCACGTGAGGCATCTCATGCGCGATCTGAACCTACCGAGACCTCTACACCTGTCGTTCCGGCTGCTATCACAGTCGAACAGTTTGAGACTATGCTTAAGATGTTCTACACGCAGCAGCAACAAAACCTGCTTCTACAAAAGCAAGTGCTTCAGACTCTTAACGATGGTTCTTCAAAGGGTAGTTCTGGGCACGATCTAGGGGCGTCACAAGCGGAGGGTATTCAGAGGTTGGCCCCTAGGAAGTATGACGGTCAGGGTCCTCCTACTAGACTAGACGATTGGATTCGAGAGATGGAGAAGATATTCGCGATACTGAAGACTCCCGAGGATATGAGGGTAGACTTAGCGGTACATTACCTCACCGGTGACGCTGATACTTGGTGGGTCACCCATAGGGACGCTCTTTTACCAGTTTCTTCTGCCACTACATCGGAACATCCTTCTACCGTATCTTCTCTtccttggagcttgtttgtATCAGCACTCCGTGAAGAGTTTTTCCCTCTACATCTTCAGCGGAAGATGTTCGATGAGTATTCTCGGCTTACGCAGGGAACTCAGACCATTCACCAGTACTACGTTCGATTTATGGAATTAGCTAAGTACGTGGACGACATGAAGATCGGGGAGAGATTTAGGGCTCAGAGGTTCTTATCAGGATTGATTCTGGATATCCGAGAACGTATGAGGAACTTGGGGCACGAACATGTTAGAGGTGTGTACCATGATGCATGTGAAGCTGAACGCCTATGGGATGAGCGGAAGGCCACTCAAGGGCTGAAGCGACAAAGGGAAGACACTCACGAGATATCACAGAGTGTTGGGGGTCGAAGATATTCAGCACCTACTCAGTCACACCGGGAGCACCAATCTAGTTTTGGGATATAG
- the LOC130824337 gene encoding uncharacterized protein LOC130824337 isoform X2, producing MPRPESHGNRVESGNSHDSERTVPSREASHARSEPTETSTPVVPAAITVEQFETMLKMFYTQQQQNLLLQKQVLQTLNDGSSKGSSGHDLGASQAEGIQRLAPRKYDGQGPPTRLDDWIREMEKIFAILKTPEDMRVDLAVHYLTGDADTWWVTHRDALLPVSSATTSEHPSTVSSLPWSLFVSALREEFFPLHLQRKMFDEYSRLTQGTQTIHQYYVRFMELAKYVDDMKIGERFRAQRFLSGLILDIRERMRNLGHEHVRGVYHDACEAERLWDERKATQGLKRQREDTHEISQSVGGRRYSAPTQSHREHQSSFGI from the coding sequence ATGCCACGACCCGAGAGTCATGGGAATAGAGTAGAATCTGGGAACTCCCATGACTCTGAGCGTACGGTCCCGTCACGTGAGGCATCTCATGCGCGATCTGAACCTACCGAGACCTCTACACCTGTCGTTCCGGCTGCTATCACAGTCGAACAGTTTGAGACTATGCTTAAGATGTTCTACACGCAGCAGCAACAAAACCTGCTTCTACAAAAGCAAGTGCTTCAGACTCTTAACGATGGTTCTTCAAAGGGTAGTTCTGGGCACGATCTAGGGGCGTCACAAGCGGAGGGTATTCAGAGGTTGGCCCCTAGGAAGTATGACGGTCAGGGTCCTCCTACTAGACTAGACGATTGGATTCGAGAGATGGAGAAGATATTCGCGATACTGAAGACTCCCGAGGATATGAGGGTAGACTTAGCGGTACATTACCTCACCGGTGACGCTGATACTTGGTGGGTCACCCATAGGGACGCTCTTTTACCAGTTTCTTCTGCCACTACATCGGAACATCCTTCTACCGTATCTTCTCTtccttggagcttgtttgtATCAGCACTCCGTGAAGAGTTTTTCCCTCTACATCTTCAGCGGAAGATGTTCGATGAGTATTCTCGGCTTACGCAGGGAACTCAGACCATTCACCAGTACTACGTTCGATTTATGGAATTAGCTAAGTACGTGGACGACATGAAGATCGGGGAGAGATTTAGGGCTCAGAGGTTCTTATCAGGATTGATTCTGGATATCCGAGAACGTATGAGGAACTTGGGGCACGAACATGTTAGAGGTGTGTACCATGATGCATGTGAAGCTGAACGCCTATGGGATGAGCGGAAGGCCACTCAAGGGCTGAAGCGACAAAGGGAAGACACTCACGAGATATCACAGAGTGTTGGGGGTCGAAGATATTCAGCACCTACTCAGTCACACCGGGAGCACCAATCTAGTTTTGGGATATAG